The following is a genomic window from Malus sylvestris chromosome 12, drMalSylv7.2, whole genome shotgun sequence.
AAAGCTTCCACATAGCCCCATCCATCATCAATATCAGGACCAACCCAATAACCAAATATGATCGTGTGGCTACAAGAGTGTACATTCCTATAACAAGACATAATTTTCAAAAGCGGTTTTGAGGGCGTCCGAAGATGATCTTGACAACTCCGATTCGAAGATGGTATGGCTTTATTTGTACTGCTGGAGTGGCGGAAGGCTTTGCAACTGCAAAGGTAATTCATACAGTTAGCTTAAACAGAGCAAGAAGGAACAATAAATAAGTATGAGGGTTCAATGCAAATGCCCTAACGCTTAAGTTCTGGATAGGCTTGTCAGTTCACCATGAAAAAATGGAACGCCTTTGAAGTGTTGAAGAAGaaactttcagttttttttttcattttctctcttttttttaaattttcgttTCTTccctaatatgttattttcagtTAACATATCATCGAACGGAATGCTAACTTCCGGAAAATCAGCAAACTCAGGCAGAAGTTTCTACCTTCACAATGGACTCATGCTGGAACACCCCAACCTGGCAGATGATTTGGAGCCTTTGAGGTTGTAGTGAAACAAATACATCCTCAGTCTAAACGTTATCGATGCAGTGGATCATTAGATGCACGTCTAAAACCTCATTTCCGTTGACATTGTATTTCATCTCTAATCCTAATACATTTTATACCTTTTGACGCACCTAATCACACTTGAATAAGTACAGTTTTAACATAATGATGAATACAGATGAAGATCATCGTATTTCATCATCCTCTAGAGAATATGCCATTAAGTCCTCAAGGACGAAATAGATTCAATAGAATATCAACTTTCAGACTCCCTAACCCCTTTGGGGTTTTTTTGTTCCGTCCATCTCTTTCCAtgattttttcttctctctgccCTCTCAAGCAACATAAAGACTCAAGGTTTTACAGTTAATATGCTAAACATGCCACATTAGGACGCCAAGTGAACGAAAACCAACATCAAGACTTAAGTGATTCCACCATGAAAAACTCATTCATGTtatacaaattgggtttaggtACCACAGTTACAAGGTAGGACTGGTTTCAGCTATCAGTAGGCCGAATTTCCGGACATGTATGGTCAAGCACGGTATCAGCATTGTACATTACTAGTATGATATCGTATGCAAACTAATCAGTGAACTAAGCGTAACTGGATGAAACGAAAACACGGGCTTAATAACTTATACGCTGGCATTGTATTTCATCTCTAATTTTTACGCAACAGTCGGTTTTAAGCAAAGTTCTCGGGTGTCCGGAACAGCCATGAGTTCATCTGAATGACATTGTCAAAGCTGATTTCAAAATTTCTTTTAGTACAAGTAGAAGCACAAAATTTGTATCACAGACAATTAAACAGGATGGAACTTgaattaaataagtaaaaaaaacgATTCCGGTTCAAATTCTCTACCAGTAAAAGCACAAATGGAAGAAATCGTGAAACGAGATTGAAGAACAAAACCTGCTTCTGAAATTGGTTGGCATGAAGGTCTGACCGGAAGTGGTGAATTTCTTGGAGGCATTTCCTGTGGTTTGCAaagcaaaatataaaaaataaaaaaaaaacataaaaaataacgATCTGCATTTTACAGTAATGAAACACTTACTTCCTGTTTGGTTTCCGGGAAAATACGGGCAGAAGCTAGGGTTTCTTTCTTGCTGCCTTTCAGGGTATAGCAGTGGGAAGTAAGGAGATGAAGGGTTAAACGGAGACGTTTGTTGAACTGGTCTGAGGTAACGGTGTGGTTTCTGCTTTTGTCTGAGACCGAGGAGCAACATACGTACCCGAACCCAAAATACGAATAGGGGTGCAAATTTAGAATAAATACGAGTAGGGGTGCAAAATCTGAATAAATACAAATAGGGTGCAAATTTAGAATAAATTCTGTGGAGTATGAGGAAACCGTTGTGGGTTTTATGAAGAAACAGTTGTCGGTGTCACCCACTTTCAACTTAATTACGAAACTGTTATTGTGCCcaagctttaatttatttataatattggcACCACCTCTTGTCCTAATGATTAAAGAAAGTTTATTaagtgttttttaattttttttattttatttgtgggATCCTTTTCAATGACTTTTCTTGGAAatacaaaaaatagaaaacgGATCATTTGTGGATTCCTTTCACCTAAATTCACCTCATCAAACAATTTgtatccttgaaatttgattcaacgactaAAAATCAATCccactttaaaaattataataactttaactgtTAGATCAATTTTCAATAGCTCGAATTGTTTACTAAAATGGATTAGATGGAaaagatccgaagaggatccccTTCCCTAAAAAAATTCTCTCAAAATAAAACACTTCACCCTTCACGAACTCTCTGTCACCTCATTATTTAGCATTAATTCTCGTATCAATATTATAATATACTAGAGAGTCTCACGTATCTCCTTTGCATTTCTCTATTATCCTTTTCAGCGTTTTCAGATAGAAGCCCTATTATGGTCGAAACCAAAAAGCCTTGCATTCTTTTATTGGAAAATACACACATTTTGTTGAATATAATGGAAGATACTTTCATtactggctttttttttttttttttttttttttgcagataaAATTCTTCATCGCATTCAAACTCAAAGTCACAAATTAGATTAATTTGACAACAGAACACAAACGAAGAtagcaagataaggagaaagaaaacaTTAGTTAAAGCACGGGTAAAAATTATCGTCGTCCGTAAACGGTACAGGATAACTGGTTGGAGCATTTTTCCGAGCCTGACGAACTGGATCCCATGGAAAGACCGAGATAAATTTACCTGAAACCAGACGAAAGGTGTTAATACAGTAAGAAATTAAATTTGGGGCTCTCCAACTGTTCAGACACCAGCAGCAGTGTATCAACAATCCCTAAGGGACAAGCGCATGAAATTGCCCAGAAACCGAGATAAGATCGCGAATTTCACAAAACTAAGCCGCCAAATGGTAGCCACACCCGCACTAGAccttcaattaaaacaacagAATACCAAAAAGGGCATACATTTGAGCACGAGATGGTAGAATTTGTGCTTCATTTGAACTCCTCTTTGACTTGTGCTTTGATTTCTTATCCCGCTTCTTGCTCCTGAAAAGCAGTCAATGTATGGCATTGATACAAAAGGAAAAGGTAACCAGATTAAACGTGATTATCTCAAGATAAGGAGCATACTCGTCATGTGTACTAAGTCCCCAACAAGATTTCAGTTTCCGGTTGATGTGCTTGAGATCCTTGTCTGAAGGAAACTTGTATCTTTTTGCCTACATACATTAGACATGAAGAAACGAGATTGGAAATTTTCACAAACGTTCGTGCCACTATCAGAGAGCCTATGAAGTTTGCAACACATTTATATGCTGATTGCAATGAATTAATACCCAAGAATCGATTGCATTGAGGAATTCGACTAGCTCTGAAATGGTATGCGCAGAACTCTGCCGAGAGAGAATGCTACTCAGGTATCTGAAAATGAGCATACATGCAAGAAACTTTTTTAGCGTCGTCCAACAACAAACCCAACAGGCAAGTTGGCGGGAAGGCGTAAGTAGAACTATACAGGAAAGAAAACTATCAACAAAAACGATAGGAAATCCGAGTGCAAATGATAACCTCTCAAAGTCAGCGACTCTGCATACATGATTTGCACTACGCAATGCAGCCAATGCCAACTGCATCAAATTAAGATAGCTTGAAATTGATAACAAAATTCTGAGCTGTAAACAAGAAGAAGCTTGACTGACAAATCATACCTGCCCCGGAGGGAAAAGGAGTGGTGCATCTGTGAGCATGATTTTATCAACTTCCATCTTTGCCGCATCCTGCAATCTCATCAAAACATCCATCAACATATGTGTAGCCGGTTAAGAAACATACATGAAGCAATACATTGCCTGTGACTGGTTATTCAAAATGTAGCATCTCAACAATGAATGACTTTTAAAGATTCAGTCGTGTAGATACAGATACTCAACATGCTATTCAGCCAAATAACAATTAACATAAAGCCAACAATTACCTTGAGATGTTGGAGCTGGTTATCCTCTAATCCGCAGAATTCCTACAAATCAAACACTAATTGTCACCAAGTGCGTGGAAGGAACTTCTAAGAAAACTTAAAAGTgcattatgaaaaaaaaaaatatatatatataaccgtTAGAAATTTTACCTCCATATCATTGACAAATCCTTCAATTGAGCGGTACGGTGCATAAACGATAAGATCAAATTCCAAAGTCTGCAAGATAAAGGTATATTatatttaacaaagaaaacagaaacaaaataaaaacaacaaagaaatgTGTGGCACATCCATGCCTGATAAACTATCATCTCATTATTGAGTATCATTTGATGATCCTGTGAGATCCCCTTACCAAGCTCCTCCGCTGATACGTGGTTTTCCTCTATTTTACAAGCTGCATATATACAGGTTAACCTGTGCAAAAGTCAATCAATTTAAATTGGAAATCCACAAACAATTAGGTACATGTACAAACACAATAAACATTAGAAATATGACCTGATTTTCTACAATGTCTCAACATCTTAGTGAATTTCTACCTAGAAGAACCAAAATTCCACACAATCACATATGCTGAAAATTGACAGAGATACTTAATAGAGATAAGCCAACCTTACATTATATTTTTTGGATGATGTAGCATCACCGACCAGTGTAGATAAAACCTCTTGAAATATATGAGAGCCGTTGCCTGCAAATGAAACCAATTAGACATGGATAGTGCTAAAAttgataaatt
Proteins encoded in this region:
- the LOC126592647 gene encoding uncharacterized protein LOC126592647; translation: MLLLGLRQKQKPHRYLRPVQQTSPFNPSSPYFPLLYPERQQERNPSFCPYFPGNQTGRNASKKFTTSGQTFMPTNFRSSCKAFRHSSSTNKAIPSSNRSCQDHLRTPSKPLLKIMSCYRNVHSCSHTIIFGYWVGPDIDDGWGYVEAFINPITRVLFNIPCFFSLCFGIFHRFIQDTLFVCVNNVQFVDENA
- the LOC126594539 gene encoding cyclin-H1-1, encoding MADFQSSTHRARWIFTPEELVGKYKAANQRAVQTLEKYGATLMEVDVDGTLSYPKPQVNADSRPKPINIEEEQFMRVFYENKLQEVCTNFHFPHKVQATALIYFKRFYLHWSVMLHHPKNIMLTCIYAACKIEENHVSAEELGKGISQDHQMILNNEMIVYQTLEFDLIVYAPYRSIEGFVNDMEEFCGLEDNQLQHLKDAAKMEVDKIMLTDAPLLFPPGQLALAALRSANHVCRVADFERYLSSILSRQSSAHTISELVEFLNAIDSWAKRYKFPSDKDLKHINRKLKSCWGLSTHDESKKRDKKSKHKSKRSSNEAQILPSRAQM